In the genome of Arachis stenosperma cultivar V10309 chromosome 2, arast.V10309.gnm1.PFL2, whole genome shotgun sequence, the window caaaaacagTCACGACAAAGAGCtacaaaagaggaaaaaaaaggaaataagtataaaaacaagtcagacaaatacccaaaacagtccgaaccaaggatgggtcattcaaaaacctttttgtatcaagatggggcaTTTTCCCCcatagatcctcaagaacaacaacaaaagcacgctcaacatcatcaagcatctcccaagtataacgagacactctcacatccctctgccactctagagggaaagaaggctcatcattttcgtcAAGAAAAAAGGAGCGGACCCCCTCGACAGCAcgaaccttaaagaagtaattcttgaaatccttaaaggactcatcatacataacaaaaactttgtggccctgggcggacctgaaggaaacccaggaagccttcttttttgaagaaccgccaggcttggcagaaacaaacaaataaagaaacagagtctgggaaggtgttacatctagttcacggcagagaagttgaaaaattttaataaaaccccaggaattggggtgaagctgggatggagcaatattacacgaccacaacaggtcggtttcaaaagcagtaaaaggaaaagtaacattcaactggctgaaaaagtattcataggcataaaagaagggacgctccctctcaatggaagtcggaaagcaaaccctctcatcagaatcaggagcaacaagctcgtaatcccccTCACGAacattgttaccacaaatcctatgacgcttcctcagctctgtgcaaaattcagcgtccacaacggaaacacacaacaaaaacgagggagtccagccaatcggacatcccctcgggaactctggaagacatctctacaatgttattgcgagaagacatgaggccaactaaatcctacaagtaagaaaagaaaatgaggttactacaaacatctcggacaaaggagaaaacaactcggtcaatacttctcaggcaataaaaagcaagaaaaggaaaacaccaagactcaaaccaaagtcctggggcatcctttggaggcagtaacaaggCAAGGTTTCCAGAAAAATAGTGTGAAGTTTGCATCCCAGCATtttttcaaacaagaaaaagaccTCAAACAAGCAAGCATTTTCAGAAGCATAAGTCATCACAGTGTACCAAACAAAAAAGCATTCCCAGAACGTCAAAACGCGCCAAATTGCTAAAGGTATGAACTTTCtcaaaatcaaaaacaaaaacgATCAAGCAAAGCAAGGAACAAGATGCAGATTCTCTATCAGAAGCAACAACAAAACCCTAGAAAGCCTCGACAAAAATGTCAAAAGAGCGCACGAAAGAAAGCCAAGAAAAACACGTTTACAACGACAAACAAACACAAGATCatgaaaaggttcaaactttcaaacatgcaaaatcaaagcttcaccaaaaaactaaaagtaaagccgcgaaagaagcaagaaagttaGTACCAACCTGAAAAAGCAGCAGGCTTCAAGGAAGTTGAAGAGGAAAGGCGAAAATCTGGAATTGCTCTCTCAAAAGTAAAAGAGAAGACACGAGCAAAAGCAACATCGTTGGGCTGAAACGCGAAAATGCAAAACTCCAAGCAGAGGCTTTAGAAAAACCAAACAAACGCCGCAACACGAAAAAAAGTTAAAAGCGAGAGAAATGCgaagaagttacgaaaagggcgaaggagagaaaccgtttctgggttttcaaaatcaagataaaaaagccaaagggaaacggggcaattaatgttaaaattaatgtagacattaaaccctcgcacgtttccaaagcgccgatataaaagcgcgcacttttaagaagaaaaacgttctacattcaaaagcttatacaaaaggaatcgacaaaatgcttgagttcggcttcaccaaagaaggaccgaagtcaaggactcgacctcaaaaaagaagaccgagctcaagcaggggcactgttcataccctgggtcgagctatccgacctgggatgattggagataaagcgaccgacctcctCTGGTCGGACTATCTGACCTCTTTTCAAAGAGTTCGACCAAATcgacaggaaagcccaataaagggcccaaatagaggaacacgacccaaatcctaaggcagcccaagcctatagagataaaggcggttccattgaagatacgctgaccttaactcaaagataaagataagataagataactaacttatcttatccaaaaggtcacatctcaccattataaatacactggatcacccaggtataactcatactctgattctacttaatacctgcttaatacccttgctaacttaagcatcggagtcccttgcaggtaccccccaccctccggggacgaaggatcagcaccaccaccaggtccaacaagtcggatacaccagctccggccgctgtacacctgccggacacgtcggctccgaccaacacagaaggtctcgtccgagatcgacctacagtttcaggtgaCCCTCGGAACACTCACTATTTTCTTCTCAATCAGCTTCCcccaatttcaaaaattcatgaACAATTATGTTGAAAATTGTTCAATTTTGGTGTTTAGAATCAAATTAACTTGGTGGATTTGCCGGGTCTTGTCTCAATTTCCCATTGGTAAGGTGAAaatcctataactctagtcaaTTCATTAATTTGGTGTTTTGGGTATTGAATTTTGGAAATATTCTTGTGATAATTATGTTAGGTACATGTAAATATGTAATATGAGACAATTGGAGATATTGGAAGCTTGGTGAGAAGTTCTAGTTGCTGGATTCTTTTGGTGGGTGAAGCTTACAACTTTTCCTTGTGGGTTACCTTGGATAAATACGCGAAaattggccaaggtatgatttagGTTTCATGCGTTTAATATATAAAgttttgtgaaaacttaggctagggGACTATAGGATAAGTTGAAGTGATTTGATGTGTTAAATGATTAatctttatgttattgatgcatTAGTTGATGTGAGCATGTGTTGAGTAATGGATAATGTGGGTTGAatgtaaatatatttatatatgctaatatgatgatgatgaatgtaGGATTTGTGATTATGGTAATGTAATGAGATGGTTGGGAAATTGAGTGGTGTTTATTTGGATTTGTTGGTATTGTTATAATGAATAAAGTTGTGATGAAAAGTGAAGGATtttatgatgatgataatgtgTATTTGGAATGATATGTTAGTTGTGAATGAAACTTGTAAAGTGGGATTGAATTGAGGTGTTATTGAGCTAAGGGAATGCAAGGGTTGCAAGAATTGTTGTGTTATGGCGAAGGGTAAGTTGTATTGATAATTATGCAATATTGAGCTGAATGAGAATGAGTTTTAAAAAGGGAAATGTGGTTTTGGTAAAAATGAGGTTTGGATGTAATTTGGTAAAATGTGGTCTTTGATGAATTTTGATAGTCCATAACTTGCTCCTCAAATTTTACATGGAAATGTGGTTTGTTCCAAATGAAAGGTGGTTTTGCAAGCTTTTGAATGGCataaattttgtgaaaaatggagttttgtagagaaagttatGAACGACAGAAGTTTGGTGTGAAAAATGTGTATGCAGGTGGCTAAATTCTAAATTTGCAGCTTTCTGGGTAATCtgtatttttttagaaaaatgtacatccacgcgtacacgtggcccacgcgcacgcgtggcatGGCATTTTAAACTGCGCATGCGCGAGTAGTCCATGCGTGTGCGCAATGAGCTAACACCCATGAGAACGTGTAcgcatgacccacgcgtacACATGACATGATATTCTCATCTACGCATACGCTTGGTAAGGGATTGCGCGTGCGTGCTGCTTTTTCATActaccacgcgtacgcgtggcctacgcgcacgcgtggccTCTGTTTCTGCAAAACTGGtttatgtattttaaaattaatttcaaacttccaaacctctattttcattctCTTAGTCATAATAAGTGATATTAAGCTTAGTAATTAGTTGGAGCTAGGAAATAGAGATAACTTAGGAGTGAAGTAAAGATTAAAAATGACGAACTGTGTAAGAAGAGGTGCGTGTATAAACGAGTTCTGATACTAAGGCTTGAATGATTGATCTTCTACAAGTATTATAAAATGTATGAGGCAAGTAAGAGTGTAATATAAGAATTTGAGAATCGATGATATTAATTAACCAAGGATAATAAAATGTATGATCCATGAGTTAAGTGAAATTGAGAATGAAAATGATAAATTGTAAGAAATAATCGAATAACTTGAGCTTGGGGTGTTGCCCCCATGTCAGCCGAGATTTTTTCCGTGGTTATTATTAAGCTTGGGGTATTGTTTTTCCCATGTCAGCTTGGGGTGTTGTCTCTTCTCCCCATGTCAGCTTGGGATTCGTCCCATggatattattgagcttgggggCATTCCTTTCCCCATCTCAGCTTGGGGATTCTCCCCATGGTGTATGTTTGAGCTTGAGAACATGTCGGGATGGCTACGTAATCGATAGTTGATATCaacagccataggacaggcatgcatcatgtgcacATTGTTTAAATTGCTTATTTGTGAACTATTTGGGAATGCCTACGTGATTATAACTTGCTAATTGTTGTACTTGTTATCTGTATTACTTGTAAGTTACTTGTGTTTGCCTTGTTTACTTATTTGTCTGTGTAAACTAATTGGTGATGGAAGAGCGGAGGAAAGGGAGGATTGGTTAGGAGTTAGGTTTAAGGTAAGTAAGATTAGGATACTTAGACCACCTACCCTTTTTATGGCTTTTGCTTAGAAATTAAGTTTTATAATTGTATGatggagttctaggattgcctctggtattcccaggaccttatttattatacgcgtgtcacctttaccatgctgagaacctccggtgCTCATCCCATACTGTGTTGttattttcagatgcaggttaAGAGGCTCCTCGTTAGGCATCTGGATTTCCCTGAAGCGGAGTATTCCCCGGTGTATTTTGGGTTTTCAGTTTGTATATGTTTGTATATATGTActagcttgctctccaagaaaCTTCATTATTTTATTCCTCATAGAGGTTACAGGAGAGTTAGGATTTTATTTCTGTATTTGGGTTActtgtatatgtatgtatatatatatcctcCGGCTAGCCTTGGCTTCACAGGCTGAGTCAGGAGATAGTTAGTTGTGTTTTTAGCCCTCTACTCGTGTCATCTGTCTATATATGTTATTGAACATTAGTTATCTTCTCACGCAAGTTACCTCGTTCcctgagcgttgcgcttttaatTTTGGGAATTTGTTTTACTCGTTTTTCAAGACTCCTAGTAAAATATCTCTTTCCCTAtcattatacatatatttttacttttagaggtcgtaataccttatTATCTCAGTCTTATGACTTAAGTATAAGATTAAGTATGGTAAGGTGTTACAACACTTTTGAAGCGCACCCAAAATATAACAATAGGTTACTTTTCAAAAGCGTTCTCTTTGGTGAGAAAAGTGTATCCATAGATAATAAGcaaaggctacgctttatatgtgatttttttaatatctaagGAGACATTTTTCAGTGATGCCATACTTGTGTTTCCTATTCTCCTAAAAAATGCAATACGCAAAAAAGCATAGCCTATTCTAtgcttttcaaatgtagcttaaaTAAAGTATGGCTGAATGGGtgattttcttgtagtgattgCCTTACAAGGCATTACAATCACTTGTGaaaagtataaataaaaatcaacaaaGTATAAATGTCCATTTCTAAGCAAATACACTACACCTATTTTCTAATGCATTtcaattcttcttctatctcaTTGATGCATGCGCATCATGTTATGTTTTGCTATACTTTTTCATATAAGAAATCAATACATAATGCTTAATTATAGAgaattttgtgcttaaattgaatattattttgattgcttcagttgatgaattttgcaggaaataatagaaaaagaagcaaaaagtaTGAAACAAgctcaaaagaagaaaaaaaaggaagttTTGGACACGCTTTGAAGCTTTAGACACGCTTTGAAACTTTAGTCCACGCTTttgaaagcgtggcccatgaagAATTGCATGGCGCTTAACACACCAGGTTGAATGGGAGTGTAGAATGAAACGCCTTCGAAAGTGCACTCATGCATACGCATACCTCATGCGCACACACAACACTTGAAAAATGGGGATTCATGTGTACGCATGCTGCATGCGTACACACGATTGAAGATTTTTGTCATGATCATGCATACGCACGATCCAGTGAATAGTGGGCGTTCCATATGCCAGGAAGAATGGGCGTTTGAGCTTTACACGCCTTCGACACATTAAGTGAAGGCTTCTATGTGCAATATACAAGGGCATTTAACACCCACTTTGGGCGTGTCACATGCCACATTTTTACCTCCCAAGACCTTGTTTAATTGAGTGGCGTTCCACACGTCGCGGCTCGGTATTACACGCGGGGCCAAGTTTCAAGAATACTGTTTCAAGGACCCCATTGTGAGTTCTAGGGACCAGAAGAGGAGGGGCGTTTAACACCATATTTGGGCGTTCCACACGCCATTATGAGAAGCTGAGCGTTTTTCACACCCAAGAGTGGCGTTGCACGCCAAAGAAGGCCAACTCCAGGAAAGCATACCACTTCTTCATGCAAAGCGTGGTTCTTGGCCCAGTCTCCACAAACCTTGTTTGCAACACTTCAAGCCCACAATTGGACTAATGAAGCCTTGAACCGGAAGACACAAGGCTGAAGATTTAATgtgaaagatttgatttgatttgattttattttattttattttgaattagtttgaatttaatgattaggttttattttaaagtttagCATAAAAAATCCTTAAGGAACTTGGAAAAGAGAACCGGGGGGCGGATCCGGGGATCAACCCTTTGCCGTTTTCTcgtattcttttttttttgttagtttgaAGCATGAGCCACTAATTtccttggttaaggttaggagctatgttcatctttttgtggattattaatctaagtgttttattttatatgaggtttatgcttttatttatttcatgatTGAGTTTTTGTTCTTCATCGCTAAAGATTTAGAATTGTTTGAAAACATTCTAATTCCGTCTTGGATTCTAAAtattgttttgaaaaaaattaatatttgaatTAACTTAAAATCTCTTTCACACTACTTTTTGATATCACTAGGAATAGATTCAAAGAGTGTGCGATACTTTGTGAATTTCAATTACTAGGACTAGTTTAAATACATGACATATAATTCAACCTAAGGACTATTTTTGAATCTTACTTGAAATTGAATCAGAATTGTGCTTTACCTCTTTTTCTTAAGCAATTGACTAAGGAATTAGCTGTTAATTAagttaaagagaaattaaattatcaAGGAATTGGAATTTGGTTATTTATGATTGATCGTGATTGATCTTTGCTTACCTTATCTAAATAGACACAAGGATTATCTTCCTAAGGAGTGAACATTTCTGACATCTTAACTATCTTTATCATCTTGCTTTCTCAACCAATTTGCTTTTGTtaaaatttatgtttttataCTATTTATTATTGGAACACTTATTCTTGATTGTCTGactagaataatcaattgaCCATTgtttgcttaatccgttaattcTCGTGAGATCGACACTCACTCACCATGAATttattacttggtacgatccGATGTACTTATCGGTAGTTTGTGGTTTATAAAATCCGCATTACTCAGcaattatttttaacatatgCTTCATGTTTTCATCTTTTGAACCCTCTATCTTATTTTGACATCCATCCTTTCATGGAtttcttcactttttttttgaacttttcaaattttttcaacaTTACTAATTTCGTAAGTCCAGATGAAATAATTGAACCTAACGTCAACTTTCTGCATGGATTCATCAGAGAACGAATTGAGCTATTTCACAGAAGTTGCATAAcaaattttttgtcaaaaacAGAATAGCAAGCAACGACATATATCCCATAACAGACATCGCTTCCTGGGTTTCACTAAACTCGAGCATCACTACATCAAAGCCAAGCAAACACTTGTCATTGTTGTAATTAAATTTCTTCGTCTGCTAATTCTTCAATATAGAAGAAAAACCACCACAAATACTAGCACAAGTTTAGTATATGTTCTTCCTTTGTTGAGTTGTGAATATTTTTGTCGGAGAAGATTTACAAATTTCCCAATCTAAACTTATGCGAAGAGGATGTAGAAGAtgtaactttattatttttaattacttttatttctaaaattttgagGTCAATAACTGTATAGTGCCACTTGGGACAAAACGTGTCACTTGTTATCCCCAATTAACAGAAACATTAATGAAATGATAGAATGATAGATGTAATTAGCAGAACATATAACTGATTACATTTAAttcattaaattattattatgtacTTTTATTCTCTGTGTAATTATTCATGTGTACATTTGtctattcttttatttaattaaatatttttgtttttaagatatattattttaaactattcaaacattaaaaattatttttgatataaaattgacaataatattttttaaaattataaacaaaTGAGATATTAATCTCAAATATAGTACAATTTAATTTAAGAtacagacaaaattaaaacccttcaatttttgaggtacataacaaattaaaaaaaattaaaatcttaaaatcaaattctccaattttgatttcttcaactattttaaaaaataaaaaattataatattaaattatatcaCTCATTCAATTCGAGaaaggaaaaaattaaaatttatcccTCATACGTTatgtttaatatttatttttcggTGATGGTCCTTTTTTGTTGATatctttaatattaaaaaagatgtttaggaataacaaaataaaatattatttctagaaaaccaaaagaaacaaaagaaaaagggaagaaaagaagGGGAAAAATTCTACAAAAGCCACATATTCCAGGCTCCAGCGCCTCTTCTGTTCCCTGCCAACCCTGGTCGTAATCTTGTGACCTCAAAATCTCAGCGCACACTCAAACACACTACAGTACACACACTTCCTCAGTCCAAAAGACCCAAACCAAGCGAACCAAAAATCAAGCAAACACATACCTTCCGATGTTGTCATCGCCCATACTTGTCTCCCTCACTTTCTTCATTTCCCTCCCTCTCGTCCTACTCTTCTCCCCACAATTCCTCACCACCTCTTACCTCCCCTTCACCTCCGACACTCACGACCACACCCTCTTCCGCCGCGCCAGCGTCACCGCTGCtcacaccaccaccaccaccacaaacAACCCCAAAATTGCCTTCCTCTTCCTCACAAACTCCAACCTCTCCTTTGCCCCCCTGTGGGAGAAATTCTTCTCCGGCCATCGCCATCTCTTCAACATCTACATCCACGCGGACCCGTCCTCCACCGTCGCCGATCCTGGCGGCGTCTTTCGACGCCGCTTCATCCCTTCCAAGAAAACCAACCGCGCCTCACCTTCCCTCATATCTGCCGCCCGCCGCCTCTTGGCATCCGCCCTCATCGACGATCCCCACAACCAATATTTCGCCCTCGTCTCCCAACACTGTGTTCCTCTATTGTCGTTTCGATTCGTTTACAGTTACTTATTTTGCAACTCAATCCACTCCAGTTTCATAGAGATACTCTCCAACGAGACCAACCTGTATGACAGGTATGTAGCTCGTGGAGAAAACGCCATGCTGCCGGAAGTGCCGTACGAGGAGTTCCGGGTCGGGTCACAGTTCTTTGTCCTGACCCGGAAGCATGCGGGGGTTGTGGTGAGGGACAGGAAGCTGTGGAGGAAGTTCCGGCTTCCATGCGTGACAGAGGAACCGTGTTACCCAGAGGAGCACTACTTTCCGACGCTGCTGTCCATGGAGGACAGGAAGGGGTGCACCGGATTCACACT includes:
- the LOC130960189 gene encoding glycosyltransferase BC10 produces the protein MLSSPILVSLTFFISLPLVLLFSPQFLTTSYLPFTSDTHDHTLFRRASVTAAHTTTTTTNNPKIAFLFLTNSNLSFAPLWEKFFSGHRHLFNIYIHADPSSTVADPGGVFRRRFIPSKKTNRASPSLISAARRLLASALIDDPHNQYFALVSQHCVPLLSFRFVYSYLFCNSIHSSFIEILSNETNLYDRYVARGENAMLPEVPYEEFRVGSQFFVLTRKHAGVVVRDRKLWRKFRLPCVTEEPCYPEEHYFPTLLSMEDRKGCTGFTLTRVNWTGCWDGHPHLYTPSEVSPGLIRRLRVSNSSYPFLFARKFSPECLAPLMEIADDVIFRD